DNA sequence from the Bacteroidota bacterium genome:
TCCGATTGCGACATCGAACTCCGATCCGTCTTCCGACTGCATCCGGTACGTCCCCTCCATTGTTCCCCATTCCGTATCAAGAGGGCAGAAGCTGGTATACTCGAATACATCGCCCGGCGCGAGCCGTGGATACTTGCCCACAACGCCCGGCCCTTCGACATCTTCCCGGTCACCATTTCCGTTAATGATCACCCAGTGCCGCGAAATCAGCCGGGCGAGTTTTGTTCCTTCGTTCGAGATGAAGACTCTGTACGCAAAGACGAATTTGTTTTCAGACGGATGAGATTGGTCGGCAAGATACGTTGCAACGGCACGTACGCGAATTCCTTCCGTTGTTGTATCCGAGATGAGCGAATGAGGCATATCTGCACCTTCACGATTACTACTCGATGTAATCCAGTTCTTTGCTGATCAACAAATCCGCTTTGCGCAAGTCAACCTCCTCGGGGCGCGTAATGTGCCGGCACAATTCATCAAGAATTCTCTCCTGAATCAT
Encoded proteins:
- the apaG gene encoding Co2+/Mg2+ efflux protein ApaG produces the protein MSDTTTEGIRVRAVATYLADQSHPSENKFVFAYRVFISNEGTKLARLISRHWVIINGNGDREDVEGPGVVGKYPRLAPGDVFEYTSFCPLDTEWGTMEGTYRMQSEDGSEFDVAIGRFYLARNAPRMEEVT